A genome region from Gammaproteobacteria bacterium includes the following:
- a CDS encoding helix-turn-helix transcriptional regulator, translated as MKNRLKVCRAERDWTQQDLAEKIDVSRQTINAIEKGKYDPSLPVAFRIARVFDQAIEQIFFPED; from the coding sequence GTGAAGAACCGGCTGAAGGTATGCCGCGCCGAGCGGGACTGGACCCAGCAGGACCTGGCCGAGAAGATCGATGTCTCGCGCCAGACCATCAATGCCATCGAAAAAGGCAAGTACGATCCTTCCCTGCCGGTCGCGTTTCGCATTGCCAGGGTCTTCGATCAAGCGATCGAGCAGATCTTCTTTCCCGAGGACTGA